The Conexivisphaera calida genome includes a region encoding these proteins:
- a CDS encoding acetate uptake transporter has product MSQNQPFANPGSLGLWGFALTTIVLSFANAGIVHTTGMTLAYMFFWGGMAQVFAGWMDFKRGNMLGGTAFSTYGLFWIGLGFTLLLSLPFSGGEVGLWMFLWGVLTLVYAIGSGIAKATVLTTVFILLVITFMLLAGFYWTGSLTILHAAGWMGIITGLDALYLGAATILNGVSGKKVLPE; this is encoded by the coding sequence ATGAGCCAGAACCAACCGTTCGCCAACCCGGGCAGCCTGGGCCTCTGGGGATTCGCCCTCACCACCATCGTCCTGAGCTTCGCCAACGCCGGCATAGTTCACACCACCGGGATGACCCTGGCCTACATGTTCTTCTGGGGCGGCATGGCCCAGGTATTCGCGGGGTGGATGGACTTCAAGAGGGGAAACATGCTCGGCGGGACCGCGTTCAGCACGTACGGCCTGTTCTGGATAGGACTTGGGTTCACGCTCCTCCTGTCGTTGCCCTTCAGCGGGGGCGAGGTGGGCCTCTGGATGTTCCTGTGGGGAGTGCTCACCCTTGTCTACGCGATAGGCTCCGGCATAGCGAAGGCGACGGTGCTCACGACCGTGTTCATCCTGCTGGTCATAACGTTCATGCTCCTCGCGGGATTCTACTGGACGGGCAGCCTCACGATACTGCACGCCGCCGGCTGGATGGGGATAATAACGGGGCTGGACGCGCTCTACCTCGGGGCCGCAACCATCCTCAACGGAGTATCCGGCAAGAAGGTCCTGCCCGAGTGA
- a CDS encoding GNAT family N-acetyltransferase has protein sequence MTPDSSPLAVYVAKGTRYSFRLADRRDSDAIVKFYSSMDPETLFMRFLSAYRNFEGHVHGIFPPENPLGFVLIGEIEGVMVAEGESFMDGRRCAELAPVVHPSHRKKGLGSVTTALMVVEAVRRGAICIEVFYHMENTPMARIAKSLGMKLSVVEEVMHGVVGAEEGAARAMEILRNRGVELAVGVSETASSAP, from the coding sequence TTGACCCCGGACTCGAGCCCGCTCGCGGTCTACGTGGCCAAGGGCACCAGGTACTCCTTCAGGTTGGCGGACCGGAGGGACTCCGACGCCATAGTGAAGTTCTACTCGTCCATGGACCCCGAGACGCTGTTCATGCGCTTCCTCTCAGCGTATAGGAACTTCGAGGGGCACGTGCACGGGATATTTCCTCCCGAGAATCCGCTCGGGTTCGTCCTGATAGGGGAGATTGAGGGCGTCATGGTCGCGGAGGGCGAGTCGTTCATGGACGGGAGGCGCTGCGCGGAGCTTGCGCCGGTCGTCCATCCCTCGCACAGGAAGAAGGGGCTCGGGTCCGTGACCACCGCGCTGATGGTGGTCGAGGCCGTCAGAAGGGGTGCGATCTGCATCGAGGTGTTCTATCACATGGAGAACACGCCGATGGCCAGGATAGCGAAGTCGCTCGGGATGAAGCTCAGCGTCGTGGAGGAGGTCATGCACGGCGTCGTGGGCGCCGAGGAAGGAGCTGCCAGGGCGATGGAGATCCTCAGGAACAGGGGCGTGGAGCTGGCCGTCGGCGTCAGCGAGACAGCATCCTCCGCGCCATGA